Part of the Spiribacter salinus M19-40 genome, GGTCTCTCTATCGGTCGAATCCGCTCAGGCGCTCAACCCAAGCACGTCTTCCATGTCGAAGCGCCCCGCGGACTGATGAACCAGCCAACCCGCGGCCCGCAGGGCGCCACGCGCAAAAGTGTCCCGGCTTGATGCCCGATGGGTCAGTTCGATGCGCTCGCCCTGGCCCGCCAGCATCACGGTGTGTTCGCCCACGATATCGCCGCCCCGCAAAGTCTGAAAACCAATCGCACCCACCGGTCTTTCACCGGTGATTCCGTCTCGACTGCGCACCGACTGCTCCGTCAGGTTGACGCCACGGGCCGCCGCTACCGCCTCGCCCAAGGCAAGGGCCGTGCCGGACGGCGCATCTTTCTTCAGCCGATGATGCGCCTCTAGTATCTCGACATCATAATCATCGCCAAGTGCCCCGGCGGCCAGCTCGGCGAGGCGGCGCATCAGTGTTACACCGCTGCTGTAGTTTGCCGCCTGGACAATCGGAATATGTGAAGCCGCGCCATCGAGCGCCGCCTCCGCCTCGGCATCCAACCCCGTGGTACCGATGACAATGGGGGTGCCAGCGCTGACAGCCGCCTGCAAGTTGTCCTCAAACGCCGCAGGCAGTGTGAAGTCGATGAGCACATCAACCGCTGCCGCCGCCGCCGCGAGATCATCCGTCAGCGCGATATCCAGTGCGCCAACGCCCGCGAGCACCCCAGCATCGCCGTCCAGCTCAGCATGCCCTGGCCGCAACGTCGCCGCCCCCAGGGTCAAGCCCTGTTCGTCTGCCAGCGCAGCAACAAGCGCACGGCCCATGCGCCCCCCGGCCCCGAGAATTCCCACGGTGGTCATATCAGAACTTCATCCCTTCAAAGAACTTCTTCACCGAATCCAGCCAGGAGCTACCCCGCGGGTTATGGTGCTCACCGCCATCTTCCAGTGTCTCGGCGAGCTCTTCGAGCAATTCCTTCTGCCGTCCGGTGAGATTCACCGGCGTCTCGACACTCACCCGGCACAGCAAATCGCCCTGGGCACCCCCCCGCACGGGCTTCACACCCTTGCCACGGATCCGAAAGACCTTACCGGACTGCGTGCCACTCGGCACCCTGAGCGTCACCCGCCCATCCAGCGTCGGCACCTCGATTTCGCCACCCAGTGCCGCTGTCGTGAACGCGAGCGGGATTTCGCAACGCAGATCAGACCCGTCACGCGTGAAGATGGGGTGAGGCTTAACAGCCACCTCGACGTACAGATCACCGGCGGGGCCACCCTGCTCACCTGGCTCCCCTTCGCCACTCAGCCGGATTCGGTCACCGGTATCCACACCCGCCGGAATGCGAACGTTGAGCGTTTTCTGATCGGGGACAGTGCCATTGCCGCCGCACTGCACGCAGGGATCAGCGATGACCTCCCCGGTGCCGCTGCAGCGCGGGCACGTTTGCTGGATCGAGAAAAATCCCTGCTGGACGCGTACATCACCATGCCCATGACAGGTTGGGCAGGTCTCCGGTGTGCTGCCGGGTGCGGCGCCACTTCCATCGCACGCCTCACAGCGCACCTGCGTCGGAATGCGGATATCCCGCTCAACGCCCTCGACCGCCTCCTCCAGGGAGATCTCCATACGATAGCGCAGGTCCGCTCCGCGAAAGGCCCGGCCGCCCCCGCCGCGGCCACCACCAAAGATATCGCCAAAAACATCCGAGAAGATGTCGGAGAAGTCTGCGCCGCCGCCACCAAAGCCGCCGCGACCGCCACCACCGGCACTCGGATCCACGCCGGCATGCCCGAACTGGTCATAGGCCGCGCGCTTTTGCCCGTCGCTGAGCACCTCGTAGGCCTCTTTGGCCTCTTTAAAGCGGACTTCCGCGTCCGTATCCCCCGTGTTGCGATCGGGGTGATACTTCATTGCCAGGCGTCGATACGCCTTTTTGATATCGCTCTCAGAGGCGTTCTGGGATACCCCGAGGATCTCGTAATAGTCGCGTTTCGCCATGGTGCCCGTACTGTTCGAATTGGTTGCAGGTTAACCGGCGCGGCCGCAACGGCAAAGGCGCAGCGACCAGCCACACCGTCACTCGGTGGGTAGCCCACTGCGCCCTGCCTGGCGAAGCCCGCTTCGCCGGCCGCGGTTACTTCTTGTCGTCGTCCTTCACTTCCTCGAACTCGGCGTCGACCACATCGTCCTGATTGGCAGACTCACCCTCACCCGAGGCCTGCGCGCCATCGCCCGCGCCATCGGCACCACCGGCATCCTGATAGAGCTTCTCGGCAAGCTTGCCAGAGGCCTCCGCCAGTGCCTGCGTCTTGGTCTCGATGGTGTCCTTGTCGCCATCCTTCATGGCTTCCTCAACCTCGCCGATGGCGTCTTCAACGGCCTTCTTCTCCTCGTCAGAAGCCTTGTCACCGACCTCCTCGAGGCTCTTGCGCGCCGCATGAATCAGGTTATCCGCCTGGTTACGCGCCTCGACAAGCTCACGGGCCTTGCGGTCCTCCTCGGCGTGCGACTCGGCGTCGGTGACCATCCGCTCGATCTCGTCCTCGGATAGGCCACTGGAGGCACGAATCTGAATCGACTGCTCCTTGCCGGTGCCCTTGTCACGGGCCGTGACATGCAGAATGCCGTTGGCGTCGATATCAAAGGTGACCTCCACCTGCGGCACGCCCCGCGGTGCGGGCGGAATGTCCGACAGATCAAACTTGCCAAGCGACTTGTTATCCGCCGCCATCTCACGCTCACCCTGGAGCACATGCACGGTCACCGCGCTCTGATTGTCCTCAGCCGTCGAGAAGACCTGATTCGCCTTGGTCGGAATCGTGGTGTTCTTCTCGATCAGCTTGGTCATCACGCCACCGAGCGTCTCGATGCCCAGCGACAGCGGGGTCACGTCGAGGAGCAGCACGTCCTTGACGTCGCCACCCAGCACACCGCCCTGAATTGCGGCGCCAATCGCCACCGCTTCGTCGGGGTTCACATCCCGGCGCGGCTCTTTGCCAAAGAAGTCCTTCACCGCCTCCTGGACCTTGGGCATGCGGGTCTGACCACCCACCAGAATGACCTCGTCAACCTCGCTTGCCTTGAGCCCGGCGTCATTCAACGCGACCTCGCAGGGCTTGATCGTGCGACTCACCAGGTTCTCAACCAGGCTCTCGAGCTTCGCCCGCGTCAGCTTCAGGTTCAGATGCTTCGGCCCGGTCTGATCCGCCGTGATATACGGCAGGTTGACCTCGGTCTGCTGGGCGGAGGACAGCTCAATCTTGGCTTTCTCAGCCGCCTCTTTCAGTCGCTGCAGGGCAAGCCGGTCACTCGACAGATCAATGCCCTGGTCTTTCTTGAACTCAGCAACGAGATAATCAATCACTGCGCGGTCAAAGTCCTCACCGCCAAGGAAGGTGTCACCGTTGGTGGAAAGCACCTCGAACTGATGCTCACCCTCAACCTCGGCAATTTCGATGATCGACACGTCAAACGTGCCGCCACCAAGGTCGTAGACCGCCACCTTGCGATCACCACCCTTTTTGTCGAGACCATAGGCGAGCGCGGCCGCCGTGGGCTCGTTGATGATGCGGTTGACCTCAAGGCCGGCAATCCGCCCGGCATCCTTGGTCGCCTGACGCTGTGAGTCGTTGAAGTACGCCGGCACCGTGATGACCGCCTCGGTCACCTCTTCACCCAGATAATCCTCGACGGTGCTCTTCATTTTCTGGAGCACGCGGGCCGAGATTTCCGGTGGCGCCATTTTCTTGTCGCGCACCTCCACCCAGGCGTCGCCGTTGTCCGCTTTGACAATGCTGTACGGCATTTCCTTGACGTCGCGCTGGACCACGTCTTCCTCGAACTTGCGCCCGATCAGCCGTTTGATGGCGTGCAGCGTGTTCTCCGGGTTGGTGACCGCCTGGCGCTTGGCGGCAGCCCCAACGAGCACCTCGCCATCTTCACTGAATGCCACGGTCGATGGCGTGGTCCGATCACCCTCGGCATTTTCGATAACCCGAGACGACCCCCCTTCCATGACGGCGACGCAGGAATTGGTCGTTCCCAGATCGATTCCGATGATCTTGCCCATGATTAATCGCTCCTCAAAAACAAATTCAGTTCATTGCCTGAAGTGTAGGCAGGGGCAGGATTTTTCAACCCTCGCCGCCGTTTTCTTCCGGTGCCTTGGCGACAATGACCATGGCTGGACGCAACAGTCGCTCGCCTAGGCGATAGCCCTTTTGCACAACATTCAGCACGGTATTCGGCTCAGCATCGGCGGCTGGCTGCGCCGCCATCGCCTCGTGACAGGCCGGATCAAATCGCTCGCCTTCCGGATTGATTTCCTCAATACGGAATTTCTCGAGGGCCTGGTTGAACATTCGCAGCGTTAGCTCCGAGCCCTCCGCAATCTGGGTGATATCCGCCCCTTCTGAGCGCGCGGTCTGAACACCCATTTCAAGGCTGTCCTTAACCGCGAGCAGCTCACCGGCGAGTTTCTCCAGCGATTGCTGCCGGGCCTGTGCAACGTCTTTTTCGGCGCGCCGGCGCAGATTCTCCATCTCAGCCCGCGCCCGCAGGAACTGATTCCAGTTCTCTTCGGCGCGCGCCTCGGCCTCGGCTAGGGCCGTCTCCGTATCCGGCTCGCCCTGCTCAGCCTGCTCGGCCGCTTCTGCCGGCTGCGCTTTAGCCTGCTCTGCGGCTTCTTCCTCGTCGTTCGACGAGTCCTTGCGCTTGTCGTCCTCGTTCATCGTGTTCTCCGAAAATTCAGTGCGTACCCGTCCCTGCCGGGTGATGTGGGGTTCAATGTCCGGTTTTCAAGGCATGCCCCAACAGTCGAGCCGTAACATCCACAATCGGGATCACCCGGTCATATTCCATGCGGGTTGGCCCGATCACGCCGAGGACGCCCAGCACTTCGTCATCCGTCTGATAGGTCGAAGTCACCAGACTCACGCCATCAAAGGCCCGGTAGCCGGACTCTTGGCCAATAAAGATCTGCACCCCGTCCGCGGAGAGCGAGCGATCGAGCAGATGCAGGATGTCGCGCTTGCGGCCGAACGCATCGAACAGCTCCTTGAGTTTCTCGACGCTCGAGAGCTCGGCGAAGGTCATCAGGTTGGTCTCACCCGCCATCACGAAATCGTCACGGGTCTCGTCCTGCTCGCTGAAGACCTCCCGGGCCACGGCAATGGCCGAGGTCATCAGTGTGTTCATGTGCTGCTGATCAGCTTGCATCGCCTCCAGCAAACCGCGGCGGACATCACCGATGCTCTTACCCGTGAACTCGGCACTCAGATAGTTCGAGACCTGCTGTAACTCCGCGGCGCTGTAATCGCGATCCGCCTCGATCACGCGGTTTTGCACTTCGTGGTCGTTGAGAACGAGGATCGCGAGAATGCGCCGCTCGCTCAGTGGCAAGAACTCGATGTGGCGAATCGCCCCGGCATCGCGCTTTGGCAGCATGACCACGCCTGCGAGATGAGTCAGGCCCGAGAGCAGATTCGAGGCGGAATCCACCAGGGAGTCGGTATCCTGCCCACCATCGAGGCGGATTCGCAGGCTCTCCGCGTCGAGCCCATGAGATGAGCGCACCTTCAGCAACGAATCCACAAAAAAGCGATAACCCCGATCTGTCGGGATACGGCCGGCCGAGGTGTGCGGTGACTGCACGTAGCCCGCATCCTCAAGATCCGCCATCACGTTGCGGATGGACGCCGCGCTCAGGTCCAACCCCGCGTCCCGTGTCAGTGCTCGGGATCCCACGGGCTGACCATCGCGGATATAGCGATGGACAAGCGCCCTCAGCAGGTGCTGGGCACGCTCGTTCAGCGGCGCCTCGGCCGATCGCTGAGCCATGTGAACCTCCGTGGATTTAGCACTCCCGTGGCTAGAGTGCCAAACGAAGCTAACAATGCCCTCCATGGCTGTCAATTTGCGGACAGCATGCTACTTTGGGCGCCATCCTGGAGGGGGGCCGCATGCAGCCGTTCCAACGCATTGCCATCACCGGCAAGCCCAATGACACCGCGGTTATCGACACCATCGGCCGGCTGGTTCGGCACCTGGAGTCCCGCGATCGCGCCGTACAGATCGACGCCGGCATGGGCACGCACTTGCCCGGCGTCCCGGCCCATGCACCGCTCGAGCAGCTGGTTGGCGACATTGACTTGCTCATCGTTGTGGGGGGCGACGGCACCCTTCTGCATGCCGCCCGGCGTATCGCGACCAACGACATCCCCGTCCTGGGGATCAACCGTGGCCGACTCGGCTTTCTGGTCGATGTCTCTCCTGACCGATTTGACGAGATCGACGCTGTACTCGATGGCAGCGCCATTGTGGACGAGCGCCTGATGCTTGAGGCACGCATCGTCCACGAAGGCGAGATTGTTGCCCGTTCACTCGCCCTCAACGAGGTAGTACTTCAGAAGTGGAACACCTCTCGGATGATCGAGTTCGAGACCTGGATTGATGACGAGCCGTGTAACCGCCATCGCTCCGATGGCTTGATCATTGCCACACCCACCGGCTCAACCGCCTACGCCATGTCCGGCGGCGGGCCCGTCATGCATCCGGGGATCAACGCCCTCGCCCTTGTCCCCATCTGCCCTCATACACTCAGCAATCGGCCCTTGGTGGTCAGTGCGGACAGTCGGGTTCAGGTCCGCCTCGAACAGGCGGCGATCGAGCACGTGCATGTGAGCTGCGACAGCCAGGCGGATTTGGGCCTGACTGAAAGCGGCTGGGTTGAAATTGCCGCTTCCCCTCACCGTTTGCGACTTGTGCACCCACCCGGACACCGTTATTTCGATATCCTCAGGGCGAAGCTGCGCTGGGGAGACACCACACCACCATGCTGAACGAGATCGGGATCCGCGACTTCGCCATCATCGAGCGTCTGGAACTGTCACTGTCCAACGGCCTGAGCGTGCTCACCGGCGAGACCGGGGCGGGCAAATCCATCCTGCTGGATGCCCTCGGCCTGTGCCTGGGTGACCGGGCTGATACCAACATGGTGCCCCCGCATGCCGAGCGCAGTGAGATTCATGCCGGCTTTGACGTCAGTGACGCGCCGCGGGCAAGGGACTGGCTAGAAGCTGAGGACCTGGCAGAGGACGGCGAATGCCTGCTGCGCCGCGTCATTCACAGCAATGGACGCTCTCAGGCCTGGATTAATGGCCGCCCCGCAACCCGGGCACAGCTCGAAGCGCTGGGTCAGCGGCTGGTGGGTATTCACGGCCAGCATGCCCACCAGGCCCTGGCCCGCGCCGAAGTGCAGCGAAGAACCCTTGATGGCTACGCCGCCCATCCCAGCCTGCTCGAGCCTGTCGCTACACTGCACGGCCAGTGGCGGGCGATCGTCAGCGAGCGCGCCGAACTGGCGGGGGGCAGCGACGATCACCAGGACCGCATTGCCCTGCTGCGCTATCAGCTGGAAGAGCTGGACGCCGCGGCGATCAGTGAAGCGGCCTTTGCCGAGCTCGAGCGTGAGCAACGGCGCCTGGCTGGAGCTGAGCAGATCCTGGGGGCCTGTCAGCGCAGTCTCGACTGGCTGTATGACGGCGACAACGCCGCGCAAAGCTTGTTAGCCGCTGCCGAGCGCGAGCTCGCCGAGCATCTGGATACCGATGCCGCCCTTGGTGAGGCGACTGAGCTTTTCGCCACAGCCCAGGTCCAGCTCCAGGAAGGCTGCCAGACCCTGCGGCATTTTGCTGATCATCTGGAAATGGACCCGGCCCGGCTTGCGGAAGTGGAACACCAGCTCAGCACCCTGCACGACCTGGCCCGCAAGCATCACGTCGAGCCGGAACACCTGGCCGAACACGCCGAACAGCTTCGTGGCGAACTCGAACGACTGGAATCTGCAGACCAACGTTTGATCGAGCTTGCCGAGGCGCAAGCACAAACCGAAAAAGCCTATCGCGAGGCCGCCGAGCAGTTGACGGCGTCCCGTCAGAGCGCCGCCGACGGGTTAATGGCCGAGGTCAACGCCACCCTTGCCGAACTGGGGATGCCTGGCGCAGCCTTGCTCATCCGCGTCGAGCCTGACCGCGAGGCCGAACCTGCCCGCCACGGCCAGGACCAAGTCCGCTTTGACGTGCGCACCAACCCCGATCAGCGCCCTGGGCCCCTGAACCGCATCGCCTCGGGTGGTGAGCTCTCACGCATCGGCCTCGCGCTGGAAGTAGCCACCGCACACACCGCTGAGCTCCCCTGCCTGATTTTTGACGAGGCCGATGCCGGTATCGGCGGCGCGGTGGCCGAGGTCGTCGGGCGTAAGCTGCGTGCCCTTTCCGAGCACCATCAAGTGCTCTGCATCACGCATCTACCCCAAGTCGCCTCCCAGGGCCGCCATCAATTACAGGTGGAAAAATCGCAAGACGCTGAAGGGCGCACGACCACGCAGGTGCGTCATCTTGCTGATAGCGAGCGAACCGAGGAGATCGCCCGCATGCTGGGCGGGGTCGAGATCACGGATCAGACCCTCAGCCATGCGCGGGAGATGCTGGAGCGCGCGGGCTAAGTCAGCTCGAGGCCTCAGCCAGGCGCTGCTGGCGGGCGGCTTTGGCACATTCCGGGCAACGGCCGTAGAGAATCAGCGAATCACTCATCAACTCATAACCCGCCACCGCGGCCACATCGGCCTGGCGCTGCTCGATAATCCGGTCCTTGAACTCCTCTACCCGGCCGCAATCCACGCAGACGAGGTGGTCATGCTGGATACCGGAATTCAGCTCGAAAACCGCCCGATCCCCATCGAAGTTGTGGCTGATGACGATGCCGGCCTCTGCGAACTGCGTTAATACCCGATACACCGTCGCAAGCCCGATATCCTCGCCGGCCTCGTGCAAGCGCTGATACACCTCCTCAGCAGACAGATGCTCCCGCGCCCGGCCCGCCAACATGCGCAGGATACGGAGGCGCGGCATCGTGACTTTCAGTCCGGCGCGGCGCAGTTCGTCCGACTCCTGACTAATCTCCCAGGGGACGTGCCCAGGTCGCGTTGGCTGAGTTACCATGCATGCTCCTGTAACCGGTTCGAGGCGGCCTGTTTACAATGATTCCAGTATACACCGGCGTGCGCGCAGCAACATTGCTTTTGATCATGGCCAGTCTGGTTGGCTGTGCGGGCACCATCGATCGCCTGCCGATCGTCTACAAACCTGAGCTGCGTCAGGGCACAGCCATCACCGAAGCTGCTGTCGAGCAACTTGAGGCCGGCATGTCGCCGCGTCAGGTGAGATTTTTGCTGGGCCCGCCCACGATTGAGGATCCTTTCAGCGAAGGCCGGTGGGATTATCTGTACGAGGTGGAACCACGCAGCAGCGATCTTGAGCCTGTCTCTCGACGGCTCACCGTTTACTTTGACAACGAGCAGGTAGTCGCTGCCGAGGGCAGCTTCATCGAAGACGGG contains:
- the dapB gene encoding 4-hydroxy-tetrahydrodipicolinate reductase, translated to MTTVGILGAGGRMGRALVAALADEQGLTLGAATLRPGHAELDGDAGVLAGVGALDIALTDDLAAAAAAVDVLIDFTLPAAFEDNLQAAVSAGTPIVIGTTGLDAEAEAALDGAASHIPIVQAANYSSGVTLMRRLAELAAGALGDDYDVEILEAHHRLKKDAPSGTALALGEAVAAARGVNLTEQSVRSRDGITGERPVGAIGFQTLRGGDIVGEHTVMLAGQGERIELTHRASSRDTFARGALRAAGWLVHQSAGRFDMEDVLGLSA
- the dnaJ gene encoding molecular chaperone DnaJ; this encodes MAKRDYYEILGVSQNASESDIKKAYRRLAMKYHPDRNTGDTDAEVRFKEAKEAYEVLSDGQKRAAYDQFGHAGVDPSAGGGGRGGFGGGGADFSDIFSDVFGDIFGGGRGGGGRAFRGADLRYRMEISLEEAVEGVERDIRIPTQVRCEACDGSGAAPGSTPETCPTCHGHGDVRVQQGFFSIQQTCPRCSGTGEVIADPCVQCGGNGTVPDQKTLNVRIPAGVDTGDRIRLSGEGEPGEQGGPAGDLYVEVAVKPHPIFTRDGSDLRCEIPLAFTTAALGGEIEVPTLDGRVTLRVPSGTQSGKVFRIRGKGVKPVRGGAQGDLLCRVSVETPVNLTGRQKELLEELAETLEDGGEHHNPRGSSWLDSVKKFFEGMKF
- the dnaK gene encoding molecular chaperone DnaK, with product MGKIIGIDLGTTNSCVAVMEGGSSRVIENAEGDRTTPSTVAFSEDGEVLVGAAAKRQAVTNPENTLHAIKRLIGRKFEEDVVQRDVKEMPYSIVKADNGDAWVEVRDKKMAPPEISARVLQKMKSTVEDYLGEEVTEAVITVPAYFNDSQRQATKDAGRIAGLEVNRIINEPTAAALAYGLDKKGGDRKVAVYDLGGGTFDVSIIEIAEVEGEHQFEVLSTNGDTFLGGEDFDRAVIDYLVAEFKKDQGIDLSSDRLALQRLKEAAEKAKIELSSAQQTEVNLPYITADQTGPKHLNLKLTRAKLESLVENLVSRTIKPCEVALNDAGLKASEVDEVILVGGQTRMPKVQEAVKDFFGKEPRRDVNPDEAVAIGAAIQGGVLGGDVKDVLLLDVTPLSLGIETLGGVMTKLIEKNTTIPTKANQVFSTAEDNQSAVTVHVLQGEREMAADNKSLGKFDLSDIPPAPRGVPQVEVTFDIDANGILHVTARDKGTGKEQSIQIRASSGLSEDEIERMVTDAESHAEEDRKARELVEARNQADNLIHAARKSLEEVGDKASDEEKKAVEDAIGEVEEAMKDGDKDTIETKTQALAEASGKLAEKLYQDAGGADGAGDGAQASGEGESANQDDVVDAEFEEVKDDDKK
- the grpE gene encoding nucleotide exchange factor GrpE; translation: MNEDDKRKDSSNDEEEAAEQAKAQPAEAAEQAEQGEPDTETALAEAEARAEENWNQFLRARAEMENLRRRAEKDVAQARQQSLEKLAGELLAVKDSLEMGVQTARSEGADITQIAEGSELTLRMFNQALEKFRIEEINPEGERFDPACHEAMAAQPAADAEPNTVLNVVQKGYRLGERLLRPAMVIVAKAPEENGGEG
- the hrcA gene encoding heat-inducible transcriptional repressor HrcA; protein product: MAQRSAEAPLNERAQHLLRALVHRYIRDGQPVGSRALTRDAGLDLSAASIRNVMADLEDAGYVQSPHTSAGRIPTDRGYRFFVDSLLKVRSSHGLDAESLRIRLDGGQDTDSLVDSASNLLSGLTHLAGVVMLPKRDAGAIRHIEFLPLSERRILAILVLNDHEVQNRVIEADRDYSAAELQQVSNYLSAEFTGKSIGDVRRGLLEAMQADQQHMNTLMTSAIAVAREVFSEQDETRDDFVMAGETNLMTFAELSSVEKLKELFDAFGRKRDILHLLDRSLSADGVQIFIGQESGYRAFDGVSLVTSTYQTDDEVLGVLGVIGPTRMEYDRVIPIVDVTARLLGHALKTGH
- a CDS encoding NAD(+) kinase, encoding MQPFQRIAITGKPNDTAVIDTIGRLVRHLESRDRAVQIDAGMGTHLPGVPAHAPLEQLVGDIDLLIVVGGDGTLLHAARRIATNDIPVLGINRGRLGFLVDVSPDRFDEIDAVLDGSAIVDERLMLEARIVHEGEIVARSLALNEVVLQKWNTSRMIEFETWIDDEPCNRHRSDGLIIATPTGSTAYAMSGGGPVMHPGINALALVPICPHTLSNRPLVVSADSRVQVRLEQAAIEHVHVSCDSQADLGLTESGWVEIAASPHRLRLVHPPGHRYFDILRAKLRWGDTTPPC
- the recN gene encoding DNA repair protein RecN, coding for MLNEIGIRDFAIIERLELSLSNGLSVLTGETGAGKSILLDALGLCLGDRADTNMVPPHAERSEIHAGFDVSDAPRARDWLEAEDLAEDGECLLRRVIHSNGRSQAWINGRPATRAQLEALGQRLVGIHGQHAHQALARAEVQRRTLDGYAAHPSLLEPVATLHGQWRAIVSERAELAGGSDDHQDRIALLRYQLEELDAAAISEAAFAELEREQRRLAGAEQILGACQRSLDWLYDGDNAAQSLLAAAERELAEHLDTDAALGEATELFATAQVQLQEGCQTLRHFADHLEMDPARLAEVEHQLSTLHDLARKHHVEPEHLAEHAEQLRGELERLESADQRLIELAEAQAQTEKAYREAAEQLTASRQSAADGLMAEVNATLAELGMPGAALLIRVEPDREAEPARHGQDQVRFDVRTNPDQRPGPLNRIASGGELSRIGLALEVATAHTAELPCLIFDEADAGIGGAVAEVVGRKLRALSEHHQVLCITHLPQVASQGRHQLQVEKSQDAEGRTTTQVRHLADSERTEEIARMLGGVEITDQTLSHAREMLERAG
- the fur gene encoding ferric iron uptake transcriptional regulator, with protein sequence MVTQPTRPGHVPWEISQESDELRRAGLKVTMPRLRILRMLAGRAREHLSAEEVYQRLHEAGEDIGLATVYRVLTQFAEAGIVISHNFDGDRAVFELNSGIQHDHLVCVDCGRVEEFKDRIIEQRQADVAAVAGYELMSDSLILYGRCPECAKAARQQRLAEASS
- a CDS encoding outer membrane protein assembly factor BamE — translated: MIPVYTGVRAATLLLIMASLVGCAGTIDRLPIVYKPELRQGTAITEAAVEQLEAGMSPRQVRFLLGPPTIEDPFSEGRWDYLYEVEPRSSDLEPVSRRLTVYFDNEQVVAAEGSFIEDGHPLHNSR